In Marispirochaeta sp., the genomic window ATATGAAATTAAAATTTATTGGAGACGAATAATGAATTACAATGACTTAACAGCACCATGTGGGATACCTTGTTTTGAATGTGTATCATTTAAAGCAACATCAAATCCTAACATTCAAGCAGAATTGTCAAAAAGAACTGGTATCTCTTTAGAAGATGCCAAATGTAATGGATGTAGGGAAAATCATGGGAAATGTTTTCTATTCAAGAAAAATAATATATTACCTCAAGGTGATTGTATGTTGTTTGCAGATGATGAAGGTCATTGCAAAATATATAATTGTACACAGAAGAAAGGTATACATAATTGTAGTGAGTGCTCAAAATTTCCCTGCGAGAATTTACATCCTATAGCAGATAAGGCAAATGTTGCCCCACAAAATCTTAAAGTTTATAATTTATGTATGATTAAAAAAAATGGTGTAGAAAGATGGGCTAAAAACCATGCAAACGGTAGTTGGAATATTTATTTTAACCAGAAATTTGGATCGTAACATAATTCCATACTTCGCCTAACAGCAAATATATGCGGCGCCTTCGGCTTGGGCTGCGCCACATTTTTGCTACGCAAAAACGTCATATATTTGCGGAACGTTATCGGAAATGCTACACAAGAAGGAGATAAAATGATGAAATCATGAACTGCGCCCAATTGTCAAGACAGTTTTATAGGAAGTTTAAGGTGTACTCCTCCCTCCTGTTTTATTCTACGCTGCCAACGGCAGCGGGTTCTCCGTAGCGAATGATTGATGCATCTCTTCCGGTGTCCTGTACTCCAGCGACTGGTGTAGCCGTTCGGTGTTGTAGAACGTGAAGTAGTGTTCAATCCCATGATGTAATTCCACCATGCTCTCATATGACCGCAGGTAGATATCCTCA contains:
- a CDS encoding DUF3795 domain-containing protein; protein product: MNYNDLTAPCGIPCFECVSFKATSNPNIQAELSKRTGISLEDAKCNGCRENHGKCFLFKKNNILPQGDCMLFADDEGHCKIYNCTQKKGIHNCSECSKFPCENLHPIADKANVAPQNLKVYNLCMIKKNGVERWAKNHANGSWNIYFNQKFGS